The sequence TGACAAAATTATAGGCTTcatttgttttctggaaagttggttttttttggaaagtgaatttcaaaaaaaaagtaaattatttttcaatgtttggtagtataatggaaaataagttgaaaaacattttccagtgtttgattatgtcatgaaaaatgagttgaaaaataacttattaatgttttatttttttcaagtttattaaaataatgaggaataaatcttacaaattaaaaagttgaatgagaatgaaattaaaaatatataatttcataaattatctcaaataaaataaataataatcaaaataatagagatcaaatctaaaaaataaaaaaaaatgaaagatgaagaaattaaaatagtaataataataattaacattttataaattatttcaaataaaataagtaataattaaaagaacgatgaccaaatttgatagataaaaaattcaattaaaaaataataagaaaaaagaaaataaaaattataaaaataaggaccaaaattaatataaaaattaaattctaagggatgaaattgaaaaacaaatattcaaaaaaaaatatatatatatatatatagcaatcaaaagtttgagaaccaaatttaatacaatcagcaaataatatgatatttctaaattttttataacttctgaaaaatattttccgcccaaaataaaagaaaaacacttttttgaaaaccaagtcaatttattttttacaaaaaagtgtttttcgttgaccaattttttttaataacaaacaaatataaaaaaaatttgaaaaataatttctcaaaaactactttctgaaaaatatatacaagcCATAGTCACTCTAGAAATgacataattttatagatttaagCTCATGTAAGTTGATTGATTTCAGTATATTGTCTTATTCTTTATGCAAGTATATTCTTTGTGAATTTTCTTATGGATCATACCAAtattagtttatattatatatataattaatatttttttttacatgttaaacGAAATAATTGTAAAGTTTTGTACTTGTAGTATACATTTTAATATGAGTTTTTATCTATGATATgctaattcttttaataaaaaaagaagctaaattgATGAAACCTTTCTTGAACTTAAAGTCATAGAATTAATCTCTATATtctcaattttagttttaatcttCTTATAATTTAATCTAGTATATATCTGAAATCAAGtcttcatgttattttttctaagattTTGTCCATAttatacatttaaaatataatgaaatgatttaaatattctcaattttaataatCTCTATCTTAATTTCAGTTCTTTAtctaaaagattttattttaaatattttatataaagaaaccAGTAGCCTAAATAACCTTTCTTCCttaaaatctttgtttttttaatttataaatacaaatttctaattaaaaattatggtattatattttattttcaaaatctaaaattaattctatcaaaacaactaaaattgaTCCATTAAGTTACGAGTTATTGAAGTTAAGGATgcttaagttttaatttattattaattttaaataaaatacggatgaaattctaaaaaaaaccaattcaagagattagatttttaatatatcatagGAAGtgtaaaactaaatttaaattataactagTATTGACCCGCGCTACacaataaatcaatattattttcttttaaatgttaaaaataaaaataaaaataaaactactattaaaattcataacaaaaaatttattaatctaCAAAGGTATTCTCAttatatttaacttttgttataATAGGAATGATCGAACAGTTTAGCCAAAAAGGAAACCAACACGCACATCTATCAAAATCACGTACCGAGTGCAAATAGAAAAAGCCTAAACAAAAGCCTAACCCTACAGTCTACAGAAATTATGGCAATCACTCACCGACATGAAATATCAGGGGGTGTGAGATAATGCTTCTCCCAGTTGCCTAACATAATTCCTATGTTGTCTTGGTTCTGTTTTTGATGCATCTGACAGCGGCCAAAAACATACTTTGCAACAAGGCCACCTACGACTCTCTAGTGTTCAAATTCATGGAATGCGACTTCATTACCCTGAAAATGCGCTGCCCGTCACTAAATTATCGATTCTGCCCTAGACATACTTCTTCTATGAAGTTACCCAACAAGCCCCGTTCAAGTTCAACTTCGTTGTTGATTTCTTTTGGGCCAAATTTTTCCGTTTCTGCTGCCGCTCTCAGTACTATTGAACCCAGCCCCACGAGAGATTGCAATCCCACCAATCCTCAAAACTCGCCGGCTCACCTCCCTGAGGCTAATACAAAGATATCCAGAAAGTTTTGGAGTCCGAATTTGCCTAATCTAAATGATAAAAGTGAAAGTAACGTAACCAGCAGCCCTGTGAGGTTTGATGAAAAGGAGAGGCTAAAACGATATTCTGTTATGCTGCGTGAGTGTGCTTCAAAAGGGGATGTAAAAGGGGGGAAGGCTATTCATGGGAACTTGATTACAAGTGGAGTGGAGCTAGATTCACATTTGTGGGTTTCTTTGATAAATTTCTACGCAAAATGTAGGAGCCGATTATTTGCACGCAAGGTGCTTGCTGAAATGCCCCAGCGAGACGTTGTATCATGGACTGCGCTGATTTCTGGATTTGTGAATGAAGGCTGTGGAAGTGAGGGCGTTAGTCTATATTGCGAAATGAGAAAGGAGAATGTAAGGGCCAATGAGTTTGCATTGGCTACTGCATTGAAAGCTTGCTCTATGTGCTTGAATTTAGAGTTTGGAAAGCAGGTCCACGTGGAAGCAATTAAAGCTGGATTGCTATTGGATTTGTTTGTCGGGTCTGCGCTTGTTGACCTTTATGCTAGATGTGGAGAGATGGAACTTGCTGAAAGGTTGTTCTTTGGCATGCCTGAGAAGAATGGCGTGTCGTGGAATGCTCTGCTCAATGGTTATGCTCAACTGGGCGATGGGAAGAAGGTTTTGAAGTTGTTTTGTAAAATGAAAGAGTGTGAAACAAAGTTTAGTAAATTCACTTTGTCTACTGTCTTAAAAGGCTGTGCTAACACAGGGAGTTTAAGAGAAGGCAAAGTACTGCATGCTCTGGCACTCAGAAGTGGGTGTGAGATTGATGAATTTCTGGGTTGCAGTCTTGTTGATATGTATTCAAAGTGTGGGACGGTTTATGATGCATTAAAAGTGTTTACAAAGATAAGAAATCCTGATGTAGTGGCCTGGAGTGCGATGATCACTGGCCTTGATCAGCAAGGCCATGGCCAAGAAGCGGCTGAGTTATTTCATCTGATGAGACGCAAAGGAGTTAGACCTAACCAATTTACCCTTTCTAGTCTTGTTAGCACGGCTACTAATATGGGTGACCTGCGTTACGGTCAAAGCATTCATGGTTGTATATGCAAATACGGGTTTGAATCTGATAATTTAGTCAGCAATCCATTGATCATGATGTACATGAAAAGCAGGTGTGTGGAAGATGGTAACAAGGTGTTTGAGGCAATGACCAATCAAGATTTAGTTTCTTGGAATGCCCTTTTATCTGGATTCTATGACTCACAGACTTGCGGTAGAGGACCAAGAATCTTCTACCAGATGCTCTTGGAAGGTTTCAAGCCTAACATGTTCACATTTATTAGTGTTTTAAGGTCTTGTTCTAGTCTGTTGGATTCAGAGTTTGGAAAGCAAGTACATGCTCATATCATAAAAAACAGCAGTGATGGTGATGACTTTGTTGGGACAGCTCTTGTTGACATGTACGCAAAGGCCAGATGCTTGGAAGATGCAGGTGTAGCTTTTGATAGATTGGTTAATCGGGACGTTTTCTCTTGGACAGTCATTATTTCTGGTTATGCACAAACTGATCAAGCAGAAAAGGCTGTTAAGTATTTTCGTCAAATGCAAAGAGAGGGTATAAAGCCAAATGAATACACTCTTGCCAGCTGTTTAAGTGGATGTTCCCATATGGCAACCTTGGAAAATGGGCGGCAACTCCACGCTGTGGCAGTGAAGGCTGGGCATTTTGGTGATATATTTGTTGGTAGTGCACTGGTCGATATGTACGGGAAATGCGGTTGCATGGAACATGCCGAGACAATTTTTAAAGGCTTGATTTCACGGGATATAGTCTCATGGAACACTATTATATCTGGGTACTCGCAACATGGCCAGGGGGAGAAGGCTCTTGAAGCCTTTAGGTTGATGTTATCTGAAGGAATTATGCCTGATGAGGCCACTTTCATTGGTGTTCTTTCTGCATGCAGTTTCATGGGTTTGGTTGAAGAGGGGAAAAAGcgttttgactcgatgagtAAAATATATGGGATTAACCCTTCAATTGAGCATTATGCTTGCATGGTTGATATTCTTGGCCGAGCTGGAAAATTCAATGAGGTCAAGATCTTTATTGAGGAAATGAACCTAACCCCCTATCCCCTGATCTGGGAGACTGTTCTTGGGGCTTGCAAATTGCATGGAAATGTTGACTTTGGTGAAAAAGCTGCTAAGAAACTATTTGAAATGGAACCCATGATGGACTCCAGTTATATATTGCTATCAAACATTTTTGCAAGCAAAGGCAGGTGGGATGATGTAAGAAACATCAGAGCATTGATGACCCTGCGAGGCATTAAAAAAGAACCTGGGTGTAGCTGGGTAGAAATTGATGGTCAAGTTCACGTCTTCTTGTCTCAAGATGGTTCACACcccaaaatgaaagaaatttatGCCAAATTGGACAAGTTGGGGCAAAGTCTGATGTCAATAGGTTATGTGCCAAAAACAGAAGTTGCTCTTCATAATGTCTCtgacaaagaaaaaatggaaCATCTCTACTATCACAGTGAAAGATTGGCTCTTTCCTTTGCTCTTCTAAGCACCGATGCAGTGAAACCAATTCGGATTTTCAAAAATCTACGAATCTGTGAGGATTGCCATGATTTTATGAAGCTTATCTCTGACATCACAAATCAGGAAATAGTTGTCCGTGACATAAAACGGTTCCACCATTTTAAGAGAGGCACCTGCTCTTGTCAGGATCGTTGGTAATTTTTCTGCAAAACCACAAAGCATGCATCAAGGACCAGAAGTTTGCATATCCGGAGTCAAATTTTTGGTAATGTACTTGGGATATTTTATGTTCATTATATCCCAGATAATTATTCTACATGTCATTGTTACGATGTTCCTCTGCactcatttttatatttctccAGATTAAGTGTATGAAAACTCTGAAAGCAAAGGAGCATATGATTGTTGCTGCTAACAATATTTTGAAGAGATGCTTCAGGAAACAGGGTGGCTTTCCATCCTTGTATAGAAGGtacttttttattgctttcttttatttaatagaaaacCTCAAGGAAAATTATGTTCGCAGTTAGAAATAATCCAAAGCATTCCTGCTCAAGTTTGTAATTTTTGTGCATGCTTCTCCCTCCATATCTTTGCTAGCTGCTGTTTATCTGGGCTCTAATATGGAGGCGGTGCGTATAGCATGTACCTCGGTGCACAACTAGAAGGACCTGCATCGGTGCATTCCACTAAATGAACCGTGCCTAGAGTTTCTGCACGTCACTTTTGCAATAAATTGAATTGTGAAAGTGCCACCACAGCGCTGAATTTCTGATTCTCTTGACTGCTCTTTCCTTTGTGATGATCCTTTGTCTATAGTGCCCATTAAATGACATTGGAAACTAATCGCCAAGTGAATGTACAGCTTAGCAATGTATTGTGGAACTGCCTCTCAAACCGCAACATCCCAGTTAAGCTCTTCTAACTCCTGGAAGACTCCATATGCTGGCTGTTCTGTCAGTTGCAGAGTTTGCTGAGGTAGGAACTTCCAGGACTTTTGCTTATGACTTGTTGCTTAAACTACTTCGGAGAGAATCACAGTCAGGAGTTAACACTACAGTAAAAACATAACAAGGTTGTAGAGATttctaattttatgatttttgtagATTATTGTTAGATGctagacaattaaaaaaacttaatttatgaCAATCCAACTTTAAAAAGTTGATCAAAcggagaaaaaatattgaatattcagtaatttttacataaacttaaataattttaaattgtctaataaaatttcttgggactcaaaaagattttatactttctgtttttttttatatatgtttcaaGAAACCAAACAGTAGATTAGTCATCGTGAAAGTTgttgattatatattttaattgttattatatttaattatagatcaaatttatgataatttttccaaatataatttttatttcttttttatcttatgatattttcaaaagaaatcttTGTTGCTGTTCTGTTGAGATCTGGTTGAATTTCTCCATATCTGGATGGAAtctacagaaaaataaaaaaaaaaatggttttggaGTGGCTATGACAACCACCAGTGGTGGCTTTTCAATGTTCCCTTTCACCTCATTATTGGGGGCAAATGCAACAGTCCATGGCTGCAACACATTGTGCTACTTAAAGCGTAGTGACAGCTATGACTACCAATAATGAGGGTAATGTGCCCACACTAGCAGCAACAAGGAAGAAGGAGATAAGGGGCAAAATTCCCCTAAAACCAATAGAGGTTTTTTGGGTCTGAACTATAATTCTACCATTGAAATCTATGCTTAATTAGAATTTGGTATTTAAATGGTAGAATTACAATTTTACCTCTAAATATATAagatattgattttatatttttcaaatgaaattaattgcaaaattaattttcttaattggattttgattatatatatatatatatatattaatgatgaaGTTATGACTGAATATCAACGTGATATCAATGACGATAAGAAGGTTATATGTGTGATGTTAGCTAATATATTGCCTGAACTTCAAACACAACATATGAATATAGATGTTTATTCTATAATTATGCATCTCAAAGAGTAGAGTAATTTGATATGGTTAATAAGATTGAGAGGTATGCGATCTTTAGAGAATTATACCACTACAAGATGACAAAATATTCATCTTTAAACTATCCTGTTTTGTTTATGATTGAGAACTATCTTTGTACTTTGCATATTAATTCTGATATTGGATAACAAATGTGATTTTCtcaattgcaaaaaaattataggaagtaaagaaaagtagaagattagtagaaaattatataaaagcatAGTGGACCCATGTTTTGGTAATGGAGCAAAATTTGCTACATTAGAATTTATTGTTTAACTTTTTCCAAGTGGTTGATATTATATAacttgttaattgtttttttatttttagtacttTCTAGAAACATTAGTCCATTTCTTACTTAACTTTAaatggatttaaatttattattaaggaaaaataatgttccttttataataatgatatttattatagATCTGGTAATTATATAAATGGTTTGTATATACTTCAAAATGCATTGTTCAAtataaacaacaagaagaataaataaaataatcaatattcatcttatttataatattatagattAGGTCATATCAATAAAACATGAATTATTAAGTTACATAAAGAAGgatattttgattctttttattatgaatcATATAGTTATATGAAATGTGTAAAGCTTGTTTATTGGATAAGATGATTAAAACACTCTTTACTAAAAAAGTGAAAGATGTAATGAATTGTTATGTATATTACATATAAATGTATGTGGACCGATAAAAActcatgttatatatatatcatcatcatATTTACTAATAATAATTCTAGATATGGTTATGTATATTTGATGAAGCACAAGTTTAAGTTATTTGAATGGTTCAAAGAATTTagaattgaagtaaaaaaacaaactagaaaaagtACAACTATATTTTGATCAGATCAAAGTGATGAATACTTAagcaaaaaatttcaagataataacAAGATTCTCTCACAATGAGTACTTCTTTGAACATCATATGATAATAGAGTTTATTAAAGGAGAAaacatttatcttttttttttctatagtgtTATACCCTACAAACTAAAACTTACCTTTTAAATAGAATTCTAATAAAGCTTAGTTAGATAAGTGTAAGTTTATAAGATATTCAAAAGAaactattgaattttatttttaccatcCTAATATGTAAAAGATATATGTTTCATAACATCTTATATTCTCAGGAAAATATTTTgctctttaaaaaagaaaatagaacttgaagaaattcaagaacCATAAACTAACATCTAAATAAAGCCCAAACTCAAAGCTATAATATTAGATGTTCAAATTGgagttaaaaaaacacaagaatttTATAGATATTATAGGAAATGTCATGCactaataaaatatgaatttctCATGGAAATTAAAAATGACAAGTTGCTTATAATTGTTGAACCTACCAACTAGTtggaaataatatttaatattaattcctAGAAATGGCATGAGTTTATGAAATCTAAGATGGATTCCATATACATTAACCAAACATGAACATTGGTtgatctagaaaaaaagaataaaacctATTGAATGGTAAGTAGACCTTTAAGAGAGAGGTTGACATGGATGACAATATGTAAATATACACAGTTAGACCAGTTGCCAAAGGTTATAAACAAAGATAAGGGGTAGACTTTGATAAAATCTTCTCACCAGTAGTTATGTTAAAATCCATAAGGATCTTGCTTGCTATAACAACATACCATGATTATAATATTTGGAAAATGGATGTTAAAACTGCATTATTGAATTAGAATCTTCACAAAGAtgtgtatataatatataaggtttttaatttaagaaaatttccAATCAAGTATGGGCTTAAATAAACTTTAAGGAATTGGAATATCCATTTTTATAAGATAATCAAATAGTTGACTTCATTACAAATATGGATAAGCCATGTGTTTATAAAATGGTTGGTAGAAGTGGAATTAATTTCCTAATATTATATGTAAACgatatattattgataaaaaaaaaaataacatcccATTACTCTAGTTAGTAAAGATTTGGTTGTCCACGAATTTTTTCCATAAAAGATATGGGAGAAGCAACATTGTATTAGGAATAAAGATTTACATAGATAGATCTAGAATTTTATTTGGGTTATTCTAATCcatatatattgataatatgCTAAAATGGTTTAGTATAAAAGAATCTAAGAGAAGATATTTATCTATTTCGCATAGGGTATGTCTTTCCAAAAACTTGTGCCCTAGGACACAAATTAAGaaagatatgatgaaaataattttatatgctTTGACTATAGAATCTATTATGTATGCAATTTTATGTACCAGACTAGATATATCTTAAGCTTTAAATATAATGAGCAGTTGTCAATATAATCCAAGTAAAAGTTGATAgaagataattaaaaacatttgtaaatactttaaaataaactaaaaatgattttttagtctATAAAGAAGATGAACTTATAGTTCATAGttattcaaatattaattttcagtTAACTATTAATAATAGCAAATCTTAACCAAGacatatttttactttaaatgatAATATTGTGAGTTGAAATAGTTAGCTGAGTACCTCTTTGTATTTAAAGGGACAAAAGAGATTGTTTGAATCAAGAAGTTCATCATTAAACTATGTATGATTCTAGTTATATACTGTAATCACAATGAAGGCATTGGATAAGAAAAAGGAACCAAGATATCATTAATGATCCAAACATGTACTTAGGtaatttcatttgattaaaGAATCATACAGAGAAAGAATGCAAAAATAGAGTGAGTATCCACTAAAAAGAATCTTGCAGATCCTTTTATTAAGGCATTGTCCCAATAAAAGCATCACCGTATATAGAGTGATATGGTATTAAATACAAGAGCAATTAACTTTAGTTTAGGTGAGAGATTGCTAATGTATATGCCCTTTaggtttttaagaaatttttgatTTAGTGATTCATGTGATTACTGTTAGAGACTAGATAATTTGATAACTTATAATCTGTGATAATCTAGTCTTGAAAAGTTAATCAAACCAAGAAAGAAGATTGGATTTTCTAGTAATCTTCTCTCAAACCCTAAACAATCTCAAATTGTCTAACAAGTTCCTTAGaacttttaaatttgtttaaaatcatTGTTTCCATTGTATTTACATGTTTTGGGAAACTTAACATCATAAATCATCCATTAGTTATCTATATGGGTATCTATTATCTAAGTACTATTTGttattcaacataaaataaaatagtaataaatatatttgatgtcTATATGTATATTGATTGGCTTAGTTTTAGGTCAGTTTTGGGTCAAGTTTAACAATATCCATAACTTATTACTTGTCGGATgagataactataaaaaaaagaaagaaaaaagaaaaaagaactcaCTCATTGGGTAGGTTTTCAGTTTTCATAAGGTTTAGATGAAATTGTCATCTTTACTCTAAGGAGAGAGGAAATATTATATCATGAGTATtaactctttcttttctctactttatctatttttataggtgtatctaatatatataatgtgtttttctctaatcgtccataaaaaaaatataagtcataacattctatttataaagaaaacctAACAAACTATTAATAGCAAAATATCACTTCACCCTATCAAAAGTATTACATATATCATTTTATGatagttttagaaatttatacaattaagttCTTACTTGAATTttccaagtataaaattataattcttaatatAGATCACATTATGgttcttaattttcaaattttatttataatatagtcccacttgattaatcattctGGTTCTTGGTGATTTATAGCTGTttagttttgtgttttaaaagtgtttttgaaaaaaattaaaatttttttattttttatttgcttcatattagtattttttaattattttactacgataatattaaaaataaatttttaaaaataaaaaaaatatttttttaatattttttttttaaaaaaaaacaacaaacacaaACAGTCATTCACCCTCGTAGTTGATAGGGCTTGTCTAGGCAATAAATTAAGCTTCACTGTCTCATGGCGACATATAAAATGCTAGCCCACGTTTAGGTTTTTCCAAGTAGAGGGGAGAGAGAGGATTAGAAACGCAAGGCCGCGCCACTCTCTCTCAACCGGCTCCAGCcagcttcctttttttttttttttttttttttttctttaccctCTTCCCTCTTTTTCTCATAACCCATCTAGGGTTTTAGCTCTTCGCTTCTCTCAAACCCCCCCCACACCCCCTCTTTCTCACACACCTCGCTCTTTTCTGTTTACTCTTTTCAACATGAGCAACGACAAGGATAACTTCAACATGGGTGATCTCAGCGCCGGTGGTTACCAAAACCCTAATTCTTCCTCTCTGTCACTTTCCACTCTCTTTCGATTTTGATTTTCGTCACTATTGCTTTCGACTTCTTATAATAAAAGTTGTTTTGCGTTTTCTTTTTTGCCTGCAGCTCTTAATGACGAGGATCGAGCTGGCCTTGTTAATGCTCTCAAGGTCGTTTTGTAACTGACTTTGTATTTCTGTGTTGGCTTTTATTTTGTTGGGTTCTTTTTATGGTTCGACTATGgagaatatgaaaaaaagatatttgatgTTTCTCTTCCTTAAGTAGTCACTcgttaaattttatgtttgtgATTGGTGGTTGGACTTTGATTAACCTCTATCTGGTCACTCTTTGACTgtgctttctttttgtttttgtctctcTCAATGTTGTTTCTGTTTTACTTTTCCTATTATGATTTAGGATATTGTAATGGCTGATTGGATGAAGTTTTTTTGCTCTTTGTCCAGAATAAGCTACAGAGTTTGACTGGACAGCACTCTGAATTGCTCGAGAATCTGTCTCCAACTGTTAGGAAGCGTG is a genomic window of Populus alba chromosome 18, ASM523922v2, whole genome shotgun sequence containing:
- the LOC118054153 gene encoding putative pentatricopeptide repeat-containing protein At3g23330 — protein: MHLTAAKNILCNKATYDSLVFKFMECDFITLKMRCPSLNYRFCPRHTSSMKLPNKPRSSSTSLLISFGPNFSVSAAALSTIEPSPTRDCNPTNPQNSPAHLPEANTKISRKFWSPNLPNLNDKSESNVTSSPVRFDEKERLKRYSVMLRECASKGDVKGGKAIHGNLITSGVELDSHLWVSLINFYAKCRSRLFARKVLAEMPQRDVVSWTALISGFVNEGCGSEGVSLYCEMRKENVRANEFALATALKACSMCLNLEFGKQVHVEAIKAGLLLDLFVGSALVDLYARCGEMELAERLFFGMPEKNGVSWNALLNGYAQLGDGKKVLKLFCKMKECETKFSKFTLSTVLKGCANTGSLREGKVLHALALRSGCEIDEFLGCSLVDMYSKCGTVYDALKVFTKIRNPDVVAWSAMITGLDQQGHGQEAAELFHLMRRKGVRPNQFTLSSLVSTATNMGDLRYGQSIHGCICKYGFESDNLVSNPLIMMYMKSRCVEDGNKVFEAMTNQDLVSWNALLSGFYDSQTCGRGPRIFYQMLLEGFKPNMFTFISVLRSCSSLLDSEFGKQVHAHIIKNSSDGDDFVGTALVDMYAKARCLEDAGVAFDRLVNRDVFSWTVIISGYAQTDQAEKAVKYFRQMQREGIKPNEYTLASCLSGCSHMATLENGRQLHAVAVKAGHFGDIFVGSALVDMYGKCGCMEHAETIFKGLISRDIVSWNTIISGYSQHGQGEKALEAFRLMLSEGIMPDEATFIGVLSACSFMGLVEEGKKRFDSMSKIYGINPSIEHYACMVDILGRAGKFNEVKIFIEEMNLTPYPLIWETVLGACKLHGNVDFGEKAAKKLFEMEPMMDSSYILLSNIFASKGRWDDVRNIRALMTLRGIKKEPGCSWVEIDGQVHVFLSQDGSHPKMKEIYAKLDKLGQSLMSIGYVPKTEVALHNVSDKEKMEHLYYHSERLALSFALLSTDAVKPIRIFKNLRICEDCHDFMKLISDITNQEIVVRDIKRFHHFKRGTCSCQDRW